In Schistocerca americana isolate TAMUIC-IGC-003095 chromosome 7, iqSchAmer2.1, whole genome shotgun sequence, a single genomic region encodes these proteins:
- the LOC124622306 gene encoding mucin-17-like isoform X2 has product MCEQTEVQYLEGDVVWVKLGSCWWPGEVQDITKLPEEVREDLRRDLIAAVKFFDEDKYEYVHKLDHICMYNCRRKMEFIKRGLDMYRTKKKEGSAFMDKFPADVEKAESMTGGDPQILSDSEFAPKEKTTWKTIFCEDKKPVSPTEWFPKPAKMNKNSAVTPEVQSHKPTVRRRITHPRLLRILRGEEADHEVRIRPQPSVNNSASEKSAPYHCPTCDFTSNRLNVIILHNKYHSNMPLANRGRGKGKVSLKADISLGSPAGRGTAKGRMKQSQSNVSTDGSKERDYHSDSEPPIKIVRTKDKVIKMDISPDSSACDKLNERTEPQADKPSEKKMERKPIFGKRKGSKKKEIPPKKKKTNEEIREKLLADWEDDDDDEQEEQEIELLKQVLNKSSKPENTTRAKEMSCFDFDESADSMLDVELEERAKKFAENLRFPRVTEDRDSVQKQKNPEVKQHQSSFAVTREVDTWSQETAEAVDNNESLLHERHHKETVSTEDCESSSILANEDVQEIMTGTHERVSGNGTETEEKPSEVMSFTNTYGENIDHKFLENTGMDVPQNPSSGEDSGIKVKTEDSNELEDLKSEFETVMAETVIPDLPTVPENRLLSERKSLSVSELDEGITESLDGRGDDCDYSTKPDDSPQHEQKNESFLSEQKDYKDESLTLKTEFSETEEEKNLLESNFESETYVEKNELSNLEVVKDHPAESSEKQFKEPNVTDQMCHTSENEDVQNLAANEESSPDKNSVLPVSENSSNMQNFLPTDEREVTSDINTDDQVDSENPEEIPESTEQNELLSLQIKETTDKLESENQGNSGSKVLAGLSEEEISKPVSCPVIDNQVSDVDIVDKVEPDVGKDSSETTEEKFVCDSEKLSLQETDTIDDDDELDINSMPVVMTDAVIKEELDVKDTIKQFSAIQPVVVSAANIDGQLSSASVLVPASAESGSLMTPVSSVKTAHGGNTVLKIIKSSPAQGTNVSGLKSVLPHKPGSKYVIIQQSPGQQVRYPGKPLQQCVTLKTINQQQGNNGSTKKLLIMKTSQSTGSSEVQSVLTTSSKIPTFGQRVITSSGAIVTAVPSGKAVLPKGAKIVPMPQQQLKVFTSTGKQKQIVAPKLAMQSTKAKVSLPSMQSLQKVNVLQTSTGRIVGTTSKSKSSTILIHSPQVTSSVQSKQGIISSSHSTQSVPQVSLKPQLVRGKQIPSPGTSLQRVLLTTGTQSSLQPQQQRPIMTKPSSQQRMLVQRLQVPKSATVVVSTDSIKKTTSGISTGQVPNTSKILPHTQQKGTIQTIHPKGRVLAIQNAKQKLPAKILQPASVSQSLQSVQVLQAAVPAEAAEHPVSGTNILIPSSASSGTTVNIQHSPSSGSILTSEQLAQMMGTSGQIATDSGTLVLVTINESGNLQPFDNSTLVAYDTSAAPDSKAANALYIDSSTLGSQNDLDKLILTINNQAATTSGVVNMEQHSPSVSHDQQCTVFSIANNSQTAAPGACNQDILAAALANTDVFQPESTNVVGDALTINHPGSPGRLLESSSLLTVSSTTLHQAAMLLPSVTTAGLPPAAPGVLETSLTLNQPIMTPLEVPSAVTHLESPPPPPPSTSMQLTQSSLVIPTSAFSSINYAPETAPSTESPVSSSTVMKALPSLQLPVQYVSEEVSESSQMQDKIGDTVVPPSSSAEASQKKDKVLPSFENISEGVTSSEVAGNSCSKYSSLGEAASAQVPEISSPQENTVNFNSIQPEFQQMPESTSETPCCTKKLTDQAVSTSYVTDVKDSSDGIGSSVHITSTPVVFSHQLESTSEAIARKASDTAAAEEEQSPHHEDQSSVNCVESTSENMLMDANVSTHQLAAIEDAESTSGIPEETNSSSTAVIGGHQIVSSVWAESGNNSETAPAKEESER; this is encoded by the coding sequence ATATGTACCGTACCAAGAAGAAAGAAGGCTCGGCCTTTATGGATAAATTTCCTGCTGATGTAGAAAAGGCTGAGTCTATGACAGGTGGTGATCCACAGATTCTGTCAGACAGTGAGTTTGCTCCAAAGGAGAAAACAACTTGGAAGACAATATTTTGTGAAGATAAGAAACCTGTTTCTCCCACTGAGTGGTTTCCAAAGCCAGCAAAAATGAATAAGAATTCAGCAGTTACTCCAGAAGTGCAAAGCCATAAGCCTACTGTTCGTCGTCGTATAACCCACCCACGTCTTCTCAGAATACTGAGAGGTGAGGAGGCAGATCATGAAGTACGGATCAGGCCGCAGCCCTCTGTTAACAATAGTGCTTCAGAGAAGAGTGCACCCTACCATTGCCCAACATGTGATTTCACTAGTAACCGTCTGAATGTAATCATACTTCATAACAAGTATCACTCAAATATGCCACTAGCTAACCGTGGTCGAGGTAAAGGAAAAGTTTCTTTAAAAGCAGACATTTCATTAGGATCCCCAGCAGGGAGAGGAACTGCTAAAGGTCGAATGAAGCAGAGTCAGAGCAACGTATCTACGGATGGGTCGAAGGAAAGAGATTATCATTCAGACAGTGAACCTCCTATAAAAATAGTTCGAACTAAAGACAAAGTTATCAAAATGGATATAAGTCCAGACAGTTCAGCTTGTGACAAGCTTAATGAAAGAACTGAACCACAAGCTGATAAGCCgtcagaaaaaaaaatggaaaggaaaCCTATATTTGGAAAGAGAAAGggttcaaagaaaaaagaaataccaccaaagaaaaagaagacaaaTGAAGAAATCAGAGAGAAATTGTTGGCAGAttgggaagatgatgatgatgatgaacaggaAGAACAAGAAATTGAGCTATTAAAACAAGTATTAAACAAGAGCTCCAAACCAGAAAATACAACAAGAGCTAAAGAGATGTCGTGCTTTGACTTTGATGAGAGTGCAGACTCAATGTTGGATGTAGAGCTTGAAGAGAGAGCTAAAAAGTTTGCAGAGAACCTCAGGTTCCCCAGAGTCACAGAGGACAGAGATTCGGTACAGAAACAAAAgaaccctgaagtgaaacaacatCAGTCTTCATTTGCTGTCACTAGAGAGGTTGATACGTGGTCACAGGAAACTGCAGAAGCTGTGGACAATAATGAATCTTTGTTGCATGAGCGACACCACAAGGAAACAGTGAGTACAGAGGACTGTGAATCATCTTCTATATTGGCAAATGAAGATGTGCAGGAAATAATGACTGGCACACATGAAAGGGTGAGTGGCAATGGTACAGAAACGGAAGAAAAGCCCTCAGAAGTAATGAGCTTCACAAATACATACGGAGAGAACATTGACCATAAATTTCTGGAAAACACAGGAATGGATGTGCCACAAAACCCAAGTAGTGGTGAGGACTCTGGCATAAAAGTTAAGACAGAAGACTCAAATGAGTTGGAAGATTTGAAATCAGAATTTGAAACTGTTATGGCAGAAACAGTTATTCCTGATCTGCCAACAGTGCCAGAAAATAGACTCCTTTCAGAAAGAAAATCTCTTTCTGTATCTGAGCTAGATGAAGGAATTACTGAATCCTTAGATGGCAGAGGTGATGATTGTGATTATAGTACAAAACCTGACGATTCTCCTCAGCATGAGCAAAAAAATGAAAGTTTTTTATCTGAACAAAAAGATTATAAAGATGAATCTCTCACCTTGAAGACAGAATTTTCAGAAACTGAGGAGGAGAAAAATTTACTGGAATCAAACTTTGAATCAGAAACTTATGTTGAGAAAAATGAGTTATCAAATCTGGAAGTAGTGAAAGACCACCCTGCTGAGAGCAGTGAGAAACAGTTTAAAGAGCCAAATGTGACAGATCAGATGTGTCATACAAGTGAAAATGAAGATGTTCAAAACTTGGCTGCAAATGAGGAATCTTCTCcagataaaaactctgtactccctGTATCAGAAAATAGTTCAAATATGCAAAATTTTCTGCCAACTGATGAAAGAGAAGTAACATCAGATATAAATACTGATGATCAGGTTGATTCTGAAAATCCTGAAGAGATCCCTGAATCTACAGAGCAGAATGAGTTACTGTCTTTGCAAATAAAAGAAACTACTGACAAATTGGAAAGTGAGAATCAAGGAAATTCTGGCAGCAAAGTGCTTGCTGGATTATCAGAAGAAGAAATTTCAAAGCCAGTGTCATGTCCAGTAATAGATAATCAAGTTTCTGATGTTGATATTGTGGACAAAGTCGAACCAGATGTTGGGAAAGATTCTTCTGAAAcgacagaagagaaatttgtgtgtgACAGTGAAAAGCTCTCTCTCCAGGAAACTGAtacgattgatgatgatgatgaacttgaTATAAACTCCATGCCTGTAGTAATGACTGATGCTGTTATTAAGGAGGAGTTAGATGTGAAAGACACCATTAAACAATTTTCTGCTATACAGCCAGTTGTCGTTAGTGCAGCAAATATTGATGGACAGTTGTCTTCTGCATCAGTGTTAGTTCCAGCTTCTGCTGAAAGTGGATCTTTAATGACACCTGTTTCTTCGGTGAAAACAGCGCATGGTGGTAACACAGTTTTGAAGATTATAAAATCTTCTCCTGCTCAAGGTACAAATGTTAGTGGTTTAAAGTCAGTACTACCACATAAACCAGGTAGTAAGTATGTAATTATACAGCAGAGCCCTGGTCAACAAGTGCGATATCCTGGAAAACCTCTTCAGCAATGTGTTACCCTAAAAACTATAAACCAGCAACAGGGAAACAATGGTTCAACAAAGAAATTATTGATAATGAAGACTTCACAGAGCACTGGCTCTTCAGAGGTCCAGTCGGTACTTACAACGAGCAGTAAGATTCCAACATTTGGGCAGCGAGTGATCACAAGCTCAGGTGCAATTGTCACTGCAGTTCCTTCTGGTAAAGCAGTTTTACCAAAAGGTGCAAAGATAGTGCCCATGCCTCAACAGCAATTAAAAGTTTTTACAAGTACTGGAAAACAGAAACAAATTGTTGCACCCAAATTAGCTATGCAGAGCACCAAGGCTAAAGTCTCCTTACCCTCTATGCAGAGTCTTCAGAAAGTTAATGTGCTACAGACTTCGACTGGGAGAATTGTGGGTACTACCAGTAAATCAAAGAGCAGTACAATATTGATTCATTCACCACAGGTTACATCATCTGTGCAATCTAAACAAGGCATCATCTCGAGTAGTCACTCCACTCAGAGTGTCCCTCAAGTAAGCCTGAAACCACAGTTAGTAAGAGGTAAACAAATCCCTTCGCCTGGAACATCATTACAGCGTGTTCTTCTGACTACTGGGACACAGTCTTCACTCCAACCACAACAGCAGAGACCAATAATGACAAAACCTTCTTCACAGCAGAGAATGCTTGTGCAAAGGCTACAAGTTCCAAAATCAGCAACTGTTGTTGTCTCTACTGACAGTATTAAAAAGACAACATCAGGTATTAGTACAGGTCAGGTGCCAAATACTTCAAAAATATTACCTCACACACAGCAGAAAGGTACCATTCAGACAATACACCCAAAAGGAAGAGTACTGGCAATAcaaaatgcaaaacagaaattACCAGCAAAAATTTTACAGCCTGCAAGTGTATCACAGTCACTGCAATCTGTCCAAGTTCTTCAAGCAGCAGTGCCAGCTGAAGCTGCTGAACACCCCGTAAGTGGAACCAATATTCTTATTCCGTCATCGGCATCATCTGGTACGACAGTAAacatccaacattcaccatcgtcTGGATCCATATTGACATCAGAACAACTGGCTCAAATGATGGGGACATCAGGACAAATTGCTACAGACTCTGGCACTTTGGTACTTGTTACAATAAATGAATCAGGTAATTTACAACCCTTTGACAATTCAACACTGGTGGCATACGATACATCAGCTGCACCAGATTCTAAAGCAGCCAATGCTCTGTATATTGATTCATCAACTTTGGGATCTCAGAATGATCTCGATAAATTGATATTAACGATAAATAATCAAGCTGCTACTACAAGTGGTGTTGTAAATATGGAACAGCACTCTCCTTCAGTTTCACACGATCAGCAGTGCACTGTCTTCAGTATTGCTAATAATAGCCAGACAGCTGCTCCAGGTGCCTGCAATCAGGACATATTAGCAGCTGCTTTGGCCAATACTGATGTTTTCCAGCCAGAATCCACTAATGTTGTAGGTGATGCTTTGACTATCAACCACCCTGGAAGTCCTGGAAGACTTTTGGAGTCGTCCTCACTCTTAACTGTTTCATCCACAACATTGCATCAAGCTGCTATGCTGCTTCCGTCAGTCACAACTGCTGGGCTGCCTCCTGCAGCTCCAGGTGTTTTAGAGACATCGCTGACACTCAACCAGCCAATAATGACTCCATTGGAAGTACCATCAGCTGTCACTCATCTTGAAagtccaccaccaccaccgccctcCACATCAATGCAGTTGACTCAGTCATCTCTTGTTATTCCTACTTCTGCATTTTCATCAATAAATTATGCCCCAGAAACAGCACCATCAACAGAGTCTCCTGTTTCCAGCTCGACAGTGATGAAAGCCTTGCCCAGTTTGCAGCTACCTGTGCAATATGTCTCTGAAGAGGTCAGTGAATCATCACAAATGCAAGATAAAATTGGAGATACAGTTGTTCCCCCTTCTAGCTCAGCTGAAGCTTCACAAAAAAAAGATAAAGTGTTACCTTCTTTTGAGAACATTTCTGAGGGAGTCACAAGTTCAGAGGTTGCTGGAAATTCGTGTTCAAAGTACAGTTCTCTTGGTGAAGCAGCATCTGCACAAGTCCCTGAAATATCATCTCCTCAGGAAAATACAGTCAATTTCAACAGCATCCAGCCAGAATTTCAGCAGATGCCAGAGAGCACATCAGAAACACCGTGTTGTACAAAAAAGCTGACTGACCAAGCTGTCTCTACATCATATGTCACAGATGTTAAAGATAGTTCTGATGGGATAGGTTCTTCTGTCCACATAACCAGCACTCCAGTGGTATTTTCACATCAGCTAGAGAGCACTTCAGAAGCAATTGCTAGAAAAGCTTCAGATACTGCAGCTGCTGAGGAAGAACAATCACCACATCATGAAGACCAGTCATCTGTGAACTGTGTAGAAAGCACATCAGAAAACATGTTAATGGATGCGAATGTGTCAACTCATCAATTGGCTGCTATCGAAGATGCAGAAAGCACCTCAGGCATACCTGAGGAGACAAATTCCAGTTCCACTGCAGTTATCGGAGGTCACCAAATCGTATCATCAGTGTGGGCCGAAAGTGGGAATAATTCAGAAACTGCTCCAGCAAAAGAAGAAAGTGAAAGGTAA
- the LOC124622306 gene encoding mucin-17-like isoform X1, with product MVGMCEQTEVQYLEGDVVWVKLGSCWWPGEVQDITKLPEEVREDLRRDLIAAVKFFDEDKYEYVHKLDHICMYNCRRKMEFIKRGLDMYRTKKKEGSAFMDKFPADVEKAESMTGGDPQILSDSEFAPKEKTTWKTIFCEDKKPVSPTEWFPKPAKMNKNSAVTPEVQSHKPTVRRRITHPRLLRILRGEEADHEVRIRPQPSVNNSASEKSAPYHCPTCDFTSNRLNVIILHNKYHSNMPLANRGRGKGKVSLKADISLGSPAGRGTAKGRMKQSQSNVSTDGSKERDYHSDSEPPIKIVRTKDKVIKMDISPDSSACDKLNERTEPQADKPSEKKMERKPIFGKRKGSKKKEIPPKKKKTNEEIREKLLADWEDDDDDEQEEQEIELLKQVLNKSSKPENTTRAKEMSCFDFDESADSMLDVELEERAKKFAENLRFPRVTEDRDSVQKQKNPEVKQHQSSFAVTREVDTWSQETAEAVDNNESLLHERHHKETVSTEDCESSSILANEDVQEIMTGTHERVSGNGTETEEKPSEVMSFTNTYGENIDHKFLENTGMDVPQNPSSGEDSGIKVKTEDSNELEDLKSEFETVMAETVIPDLPTVPENRLLSERKSLSVSELDEGITESLDGRGDDCDYSTKPDDSPQHEQKNESFLSEQKDYKDESLTLKTEFSETEEEKNLLESNFESETYVEKNELSNLEVVKDHPAESSEKQFKEPNVTDQMCHTSENEDVQNLAANEESSPDKNSVLPVSENSSNMQNFLPTDEREVTSDINTDDQVDSENPEEIPESTEQNELLSLQIKETTDKLESENQGNSGSKVLAGLSEEEISKPVSCPVIDNQVSDVDIVDKVEPDVGKDSSETTEEKFVCDSEKLSLQETDTIDDDDELDINSMPVVMTDAVIKEELDVKDTIKQFSAIQPVVVSAANIDGQLSSASVLVPASAESGSLMTPVSSVKTAHGGNTVLKIIKSSPAQGTNVSGLKSVLPHKPGSKYVIIQQSPGQQVRYPGKPLQQCVTLKTINQQQGNNGSTKKLLIMKTSQSTGSSEVQSVLTTSSKIPTFGQRVITSSGAIVTAVPSGKAVLPKGAKIVPMPQQQLKVFTSTGKQKQIVAPKLAMQSTKAKVSLPSMQSLQKVNVLQTSTGRIVGTTSKSKSSTILIHSPQVTSSVQSKQGIISSSHSTQSVPQVSLKPQLVRGKQIPSPGTSLQRVLLTTGTQSSLQPQQQRPIMTKPSSQQRMLVQRLQVPKSATVVVSTDSIKKTTSGISTGQVPNTSKILPHTQQKGTIQTIHPKGRVLAIQNAKQKLPAKILQPASVSQSLQSVQVLQAAVPAEAAEHPVSGTNILIPSSASSGTTVNIQHSPSSGSILTSEQLAQMMGTSGQIATDSGTLVLVTINESGNLQPFDNSTLVAYDTSAAPDSKAANALYIDSSTLGSQNDLDKLILTINNQAATTSGVVNMEQHSPSVSHDQQCTVFSIANNSQTAAPGACNQDILAAALANTDVFQPESTNVVGDALTINHPGSPGRLLESSSLLTVSSTTLHQAAMLLPSVTTAGLPPAAPGVLETSLTLNQPIMTPLEVPSAVTHLESPPPPPPSTSMQLTQSSLVIPTSAFSSINYAPETAPSTESPVSSSTVMKALPSLQLPVQYVSEEVSESSQMQDKIGDTVVPPSSSAEASQKKDKVLPSFENISEGVTSSEVAGNSCSKYSSLGEAASAQVPEISSPQENTVNFNSIQPEFQQMPESTSETPCCTKKLTDQAVSTSYVTDVKDSSDGIGSSVHITSTPVVFSHQLESTSEAIARKASDTAAAEEEQSPHHEDQSSVNCVESTSENMLMDANVSTHQLAAIEDAESTSGIPEETNSSSTAVIGGHQIVSSVWAESGNNSETAPAKEESER from the coding sequence ATATGTACCGTACCAAGAAGAAAGAAGGCTCGGCCTTTATGGATAAATTTCCTGCTGATGTAGAAAAGGCTGAGTCTATGACAGGTGGTGATCCACAGATTCTGTCAGACAGTGAGTTTGCTCCAAAGGAGAAAACAACTTGGAAGACAATATTTTGTGAAGATAAGAAACCTGTTTCTCCCACTGAGTGGTTTCCAAAGCCAGCAAAAATGAATAAGAATTCAGCAGTTACTCCAGAAGTGCAAAGCCATAAGCCTACTGTTCGTCGTCGTATAACCCACCCACGTCTTCTCAGAATACTGAGAGGTGAGGAGGCAGATCATGAAGTACGGATCAGGCCGCAGCCCTCTGTTAACAATAGTGCTTCAGAGAAGAGTGCACCCTACCATTGCCCAACATGTGATTTCACTAGTAACCGTCTGAATGTAATCATACTTCATAACAAGTATCACTCAAATATGCCACTAGCTAACCGTGGTCGAGGTAAAGGAAAAGTTTCTTTAAAAGCAGACATTTCATTAGGATCCCCAGCAGGGAGAGGAACTGCTAAAGGTCGAATGAAGCAGAGTCAGAGCAACGTATCTACGGATGGGTCGAAGGAAAGAGATTATCATTCAGACAGTGAACCTCCTATAAAAATAGTTCGAACTAAAGACAAAGTTATCAAAATGGATATAAGTCCAGACAGTTCAGCTTGTGACAAGCTTAATGAAAGAACTGAACCACAAGCTGATAAGCCgtcagaaaaaaaaatggaaaggaaaCCTATATTTGGAAAGAGAAAGggttcaaagaaaaaagaaataccaccaaagaaaaagaagacaaaTGAAGAAATCAGAGAGAAATTGTTGGCAGAttgggaagatgatgatgatgatgaacaggaAGAACAAGAAATTGAGCTATTAAAACAAGTATTAAACAAGAGCTCCAAACCAGAAAATACAACAAGAGCTAAAGAGATGTCGTGCTTTGACTTTGATGAGAGTGCAGACTCAATGTTGGATGTAGAGCTTGAAGAGAGAGCTAAAAAGTTTGCAGAGAACCTCAGGTTCCCCAGAGTCACAGAGGACAGAGATTCGGTACAGAAACAAAAgaaccctgaagtgaaacaacatCAGTCTTCATTTGCTGTCACTAGAGAGGTTGATACGTGGTCACAGGAAACTGCAGAAGCTGTGGACAATAATGAATCTTTGTTGCATGAGCGACACCACAAGGAAACAGTGAGTACAGAGGACTGTGAATCATCTTCTATATTGGCAAATGAAGATGTGCAGGAAATAATGACTGGCACACATGAAAGGGTGAGTGGCAATGGTACAGAAACGGAAGAAAAGCCCTCAGAAGTAATGAGCTTCACAAATACATACGGAGAGAACATTGACCATAAATTTCTGGAAAACACAGGAATGGATGTGCCACAAAACCCAAGTAGTGGTGAGGACTCTGGCATAAAAGTTAAGACAGAAGACTCAAATGAGTTGGAAGATTTGAAATCAGAATTTGAAACTGTTATGGCAGAAACAGTTATTCCTGATCTGCCAACAGTGCCAGAAAATAGACTCCTTTCAGAAAGAAAATCTCTTTCTGTATCTGAGCTAGATGAAGGAATTACTGAATCCTTAGATGGCAGAGGTGATGATTGTGATTATAGTACAAAACCTGACGATTCTCCTCAGCATGAGCAAAAAAATGAAAGTTTTTTATCTGAACAAAAAGATTATAAAGATGAATCTCTCACCTTGAAGACAGAATTTTCAGAAACTGAGGAGGAGAAAAATTTACTGGAATCAAACTTTGAATCAGAAACTTATGTTGAGAAAAATGAGTTATCAAATCTGGAAGTAGTGAAAGACCACCCTGCTGAGAGCAGTGAGAAACAGTTTAAAGAGCCAAATGTGACAGATCAGATGTGTCATACAAGTGAAAATGAAGATGTTCAAAACTTGGCTGCAAATGAGGAATCTTCTCcagataaaaactctgtactccctGTATCAGAAAATAGTTCAAATATGCAAAATTTTCTGCCAACTGATGAAAGAGAAGTAACATCAGATATAAATACTGATGATCAGGTTGATTCTGAAAATCCTGAAGAGATCCCTGAATCTACAGAGCAGAATGAGTTACTGTCTTTGCAAATAAAAGAAACTACTGACAAATTGGAAAGTGAGAATCAAGGAAATTCTGGCAGCAAAGTGCTTGCTGGATTATCAGAAGAAGAAATTTCAAAGCCAGTGTCATGTCCAGTAATAGATAATCAAGTTTCTGATGTTGATATTGTGGACAAAGTCGAACCAGATGTTGGGAAAGATTCTTCTGAAAcgacagaagagaaatttgtgtgtgACAGTGAAAAGCTCTCTCTCCAGGAAACTGAtacgattgatgatgatgatgaacttgaTATAAACTCCATGCCTGTAGTAATGACTGATGCTGTTATTAAGGAGGAGTTAGATGTGAAAGACACCATTAAACAATTTTCTGCTATACAGCCAGTTGTCGTTAGTGCAGCAAATATTGATGGACAGTTGTCTTCTGCATCAGTGTTAGTTCCAGCTTCTGCTGAAAGTGGATCTTTAATGACACCTGTTTCTTCGGTGAAAACAGCGCATGGTGGTAACACAGTTTTGAAGATTATAAAATCTTCTCCTGCTCAAGGTACAAATGTTAGTGGTTTAAAGTCAGTACTACCACATAAACCAGGTAGTAAGTATGTAATTATACAGCAGAGCCCTGGTCAACAAGTGCGATATCCTGGAAAACCTCTTCAGCAATGTGTTACCCTAAAAACTATAAACCAGCAACAGGGAAACAATGGTTCAACAAAGAAATTATTGATAATGAAGACTTCACAGAGCACTGGCTCTTCAGAGGTCCAGTCGGTACTTACAACGAGCAGTAAGATTCCAACATTTGGGCAGCGAGTGATCACAAGCTCAGGTGCAATTGTCACTGCAGTTCCTTCTGGTAAAGCAGTTTTACCAAAAGGTGCAAAGATAGTGCCCATGCCTCAACAGCAATTAAAAGTTTTTACAAGTACTGGAAAACAGAAACAAATTGTTGCACCCAAATTAGCTATGCAGAGCACCAAGGCTAAAGTCTCCTTACCCTCTATGCAGAGTCTTCAGAAAGTTAATGTGCTACAGACTTCGACTGGGAGAATTGTGGGTACTACCAGTAAATCAAAGAGCAGTACAATATTGATTCATTCACCACAGGTTACATCATCTGTGCAATCTAAACAAGGCATCATCTCGAGTAGTCACTCCACTCAGAGTGTCCCTCAAGTAAGCCTGAAACCACAGTTAGTAAGAGGTAAACAAATCCCTTCGCCTGGAACATCATTACAGCGTGTTCTTCTGACTACTGGGACACAGTCTTCACTCCAACCACAACAGCAGAGACCAATAATGACAAAACCTTCTTCACAGCAGAGAATGCTTGTGCAAAGGCTACAAGTTCCAAAATCAGCAACTGTTGTTGTCTCTACTGACAGTATTAAAAAGACAACATCAGGTATTAGTACAGGTCAGGTGCCAAATACTTCAAAAATATTACCTCACACACAGCAGAAAGGTACCATTCAGACAATACACCCAAAAGGAAGAGTACTGGCAATAcaaaatgcaaaacagaaattACCAGCAAAAATTTTACAGCCTGCAAGTGTATCACAGTCACTGCAATCTGTCCAAGTTCTTCAAGCAGCAGTGCCAGCTGAAGCTGCTGAACACCCCGTAAGTGGAACCAATATTCTTATTCCGTCATCGGCATCATCTGGTACGACAGTAAacatccaacattcaccatcgtcTGGATCCATATTGACATCAGAACAACTGGCTCAAATGATGGGGACATCAGGACAAATTGCTACAGACTCTGGCACTTTGGTACTTGTTACAATAAATGAATCAGGTAATTTACAACCCTTTGACAATTCAACACTGGTGGCATACGATACATCAGCTGCACCAGATTCTAAAGCAGCCAATGCTCTGTATATTGATTCATCAACTTTGGGATCTCAGAATGATCTCGATAAATTGATATTAACGATAAATAATCAAGCTGCTACTACAAGTGGTGTTGTAAATATGGAACAGCACTCTCCTTCAGTTTCACACGATCAGCAGTGCACTGTCTTCAGTATTGCTAATAATAGCCAGACAGCTGCTCCAGGTGCCTGCAATCAGGACATATTAGCAGCTGCTTTGGCCAATACTGATGTTTTCCAGCCAGAATCCACTAATGTTGTAGGTGATGCTTTGACTATCAACCACCCTGGAAGTCCTGGAAGACTTTTGGAGTCGTCCTCACTCTTAACTGTTTCATCCACAACATTGCATCAAGCTGCTATGCTGCTTCCGTCAGTCACAACTGCTGGGCTGCCTCCTGCAGCTCCAGGTGTTTTAGAGACATCGCTGACACTCAACCAGCCAATAATGACTCCATTGGAAGTACCATCAGCTGTCACTCATCTTGAAagtccaccaccaccaccgccctcCACATCAATGCAGTTGACTCAGTCATCTCTTGTTATTCCTACTTCTGCATTTTCATCAATAAATTATGCCCCAGAAACAGCACCATCAACAGAGTCTCCTGTTTCCAGCTCGACAGTGATGAAAGCCTTGCCCAGTTTGCAGCTACCTGTGCAATATGTCTCTGAAGAGGTCAGTGAATCATCACAAATGCAAGATAAAATTGGAGATACAGTTGTTCCCCCTTCTAGCTCAGCTGAAGCTTCACAAAAAAAAGATAAAGTGTTACCTTCTTTTGAGAACATTTCTGAGGGAGTCACAAGTTCAGAGGTTGCTGGAAATTCGTGTTCAAAGTACAGTTCTCTTGGTGAAGCAGCATCTGCACAAGTCCCTGAAATATCATCTCCTCAGGAAAATACAGTCAATTTCAACAGCATCCAGCCAGAATTTCAGCAGATGCCAGAGAGCACATCAGAAACACCGTGTTGTACAAAAAAGCTGACTGACCAAGCTGTCTCTACATCATATGTCACAGATGTTAAAGATAGTTCTGATGGGATAGGTTCTTCTGTCCACATAACCAGCACTCCAGTGGTATTTTCACATCAGCTAGAGAGCACTTCAGAAGCAATTGCTAGAAAAGCTTCAGATACTGCAGCTGCTGAGGAAGAACAATCACCACATCATGAAGACCAGTCATCTGTGAACTGTGTAGAAAGCACATCAGAAAACATGTTAATGGATGCGAATGTGTCAACTCATCAATTGGCTGCTATCGAAGATGCAGAAAGCACCTCAGGCATACCTGAGGAGACAAATTCCAGTTCCACTGCAGTTATCGGAGGTCACCAAATCGTATCATCAGTGTGGGCCGAAAGTGGGAATAATTCAGAAACTGCTCCAGCAAAAGAAGAAAGTGAAAGGTAA